ATTAACAATGCAAGTTCTTACTTGTTAACAAACACTTCTTACTGCCTTCCATCTGGGAGGTTATATCATATTGTGAGCATAACGCTTTGAACACCTTTAAGAGGGTTAGCATGCTTTTAAACATCCAAACCTGCCAATATTGAAAGGAACAAATAAATTTTGTAAGCAAAGGAGCAGAATACaggtcaccttttttttttttttttttttttttatcttataGCTAACTAGCAACGGATCAAAATGGCTagaaagatattaaagaatAGAGCATGCATCAGCAAAGCTTGCCTGTTTTTTACTAATCCTGAAATTAATATTGAAGATGCAAAAGCTGAGGGATGTATGTCAAAAATCTAAATGTGGATTCATCCAGCATAGGTCGCTGCATAGCGTATTTCTTGTCCTGGTCTGTAGAAAGTCTTCCTCTTAGCAGGAAAAGGGGAATATCACTCTGTCTAATGTGTTTCTGAAACTATTAAAATGGCACTGCTGTGACCTTTTCCCCAGAAGGTTAAATGAAGGCTTTGTTGTATGAGATTACACAGGGTCTTCATTATCTCTCATCTTTTAAAACCACCCTTGCAGAAAAGGGAGGCCTGATCCATCTCTTCCACCTCCAGATAAGTATTAGTTTTGATAGGACTGCTGAACTGAGGAGCAAATTAATgcactattaaaaacaaaaataaatgattttctaaTCTCTGATATTATTCATCTATTTTGATTCCAAGGAAACGTATGTATAAATGCAGGAGAATAACATACATTCTGACTTTTTACTTCCAGGTTCCTGAACATGCAGAACTTGCATGGATTCTTGGGTGCATAACCAATGTGCCACGTTTATTGCGCTTGCCCCAATGGAAGGTATTTATGAACTGTTTAATAAGTTGAAAGGAAATGTGTGGGAATTCAGTAGAATTTTTGTCCTTGAAATACTCGTTATCTGTGAAGTACCAACTGTATCTTGGCTATCCTTGCTTTTGGGTTAAACAGTTCTCTAGTTATATggtggaaagaggaaaatgtgtattttcatgTCTGTTGCTATCAGTGAATGTGTCCTGTTAGAAACCACAGGATAATATTTTTGGCAGAGACTAGCAGAAGCTGTACCAGATGGAAGAGTTGTTTAATTAGTTTTAttaaactgataaaaaaaaaataataataaggacTTGTTTCAATGCTTGTTTAATAATGCAGAAAAGTACAAGATTTTGTAGTGGAAGCCTTGCTTATTAAAGAGTTCCATAAAGGGAGGTGGCTGTTCTGTAGATTTTATGGAAGAGGttgcaaaagaaacatttgttgGGAGAGGAGTatagaaattataaatattaaaagtgtGCCAAATGATAAAGTTAATGCACCTCAAATGTTTGCCTTTATAAGTTTCATGCTCATCTTAATCTTGGTACTGTATCAGCATTACTGTATCAGCTGCATTcttgcatttaatttccttGGATTTTATTTGGCATTTAGTAGGCAGAAAAACCAAACggcaggagagagagaagtatcaaaaaagggggaaaaaatcctaaGAGTAGTTTGGCTTGCAGAGTTCAGAGCAGTCCTAAATACCtccagatgttttctttttttcctgtttttcttcttaattaaataaaaacaataaaacttaaATACAGCAACCAGCGTTAATGCGTGGCATAGATTAAAGCCAACCTTTTTAAACCTGAGGTTCTAAAGTTAAACTCTTAAGTCCTACTTTAACTGGATTGACTTTCCAAACCTACAGATGGGTGTTACAGGTGCTAGGTTTTGCAGAGTAGCTTTCCTGAACCTAGGCACTTGGGGATGAAGAGAGAATCTGTGTGATCgggtgagaaaaaaatgaaagatattttaatctTAATGAAATCACTCAGGTTGTAGGGTTTTAGTGTAATTAACTATTgttaaaatcaaaaagcaaataTGCTGTTGCTAGAACAGACTGAATATCTTTAGCTGGAATATCTTGGTTTCAATGATCAATATCCTAGAATGGTAAAAGACTTCAGGACAGAGGGCAGATTGTGTGGAGCAATGTGAACTAATGGACCCCGCATCTGCAGTTCTGGGTTCTCTTCCTGGTTGTCACTGTCTCTCCTGCCGACCGCAATCACTGCGTCTTGATCTCAGGTCATTGAAATGCAGGTGGTTAATACCTTTTTATATCTCCACTATAAAGTGTTTCAAAAATTTACAGTTGAAAATGCTATTCAAAAAGTAGGGATTATCATAATAAGTGTAATAACCAACctgactgttttttgtttgtaatcGTTTTGGTTAGTGGGTTAGAAAGCAAGCATAAGCCTGTATTCTCTTCCTTCTACAGTATTAGAACAGTGTAGGAAAATTCATCTAGAACATAAAATGGGATGTGTGTATTCACGAGGGTAGATTCTACATGACACACTTTTCTATAGAATTACACAATGAATGAGCACTGTGGCTGAAACACACAAATTAGTTGGAGCtctaattaattaaaatcatgGACTTTGATATTGTTAGCTAAAAAGGcgttttctttttgtttttcttgtccaAACAGATGAAGCGTGCCAGCCAGAGTAATGGTGGAACTGTTGGTTTGTTGACTTACCCTGTGCTTCAAGCAGCAGATATTTTGCTGTACAAGTAAGAGTCAGAACGTGAGCCCATGGGCAATGTCTGTTCATCTGCTTTAGAATGAATGAATGTTCATCAGGTCAACATGCTAACTTATTAAGCAGGGAGCTGGGTGTGATTAGATCAGAAGATGGAAATGaatgacagattttttcctccacagtgGCCAGCTGAAATCTAGCCTGGGTTGAAAGCAAAAGACACAGctgtaaacaacaacaacaacaacaacaacaaaaaagccagtCACCTCAGAACAATTCTCAGGGAATTATAGCACACTGACTATAATTATAGATATTACATATTCACACACATTTGTACATAGCTTTTTAAAGTAGTTATGCTTTATTTCATGCAGTGGTGGTTCTATAGAGCCTAGCTGTTTTGAGCTTGCTGTACACTGTCATAAGTGGTTATATTTCATATGTCTTAAACTCTCTTCATAAGTAAATGTCAGAGGTATTGCGCTgtgcattaattatttttatgtttcaagTGTATGTACTTTGAAATTTTCTGAAGTGAAGTTGTGAATATTTGCTGGAATACTGAAGTTATATGCAGAactataaagataaaataactcAGATTTGAAAGTTGTTAACCCAGAAAAATGTATCTAGAGAAATTTAATCCTAATTAATCACTAGTAGGGGAAGACAGCAATGTAGGAAGACCAGTAGATGATATTtctaattaatttgaaatttaatttaaaataatgggaaggaagcaaaaggaagaattagaatttgaacattaaaataatattttaaatattgagaCACATTTGATTGTCAAGCAGTACTGTAGAGTGAAATGTACACATTTTATGCAACGTTATCAGAAATTACCTTGctttgattgattgatttcaGCCATGTATGTCTCTTCCATCTCTAATAAGATCTTGTGATTCATCATTCTTTAGTGaagtctgtgttttgtttgctacCATGTGTATTAACAGCAGGTTGTCCAGACAGAGTGCAAAACAGGGAAGTGAAAGAGAAACAATATCTCTTTGAAGAAGTTTCACATAGTATCtttaataagaaatgttttaatgtaaaagCATAATATAGGGAACAAGAATAGGGGAGAAATGGAAACACAGGAAGGGAACAGCAGTCATGAAGAAGAATTAAGAACAGGAGAAGGGGATAAACAGTACTAATTCAGATGAACCAAGgatcaaagaaaaaggaaaatggatagAAGGTAAATATATgacagaaaggaataaaaatagcaacaggacagaaatattaaaaaagcagcaagggAAAAGGCAAAGAATCATGCAGagacatttataaaaacaatatgttttctgtttagtgGCAAACTTTGTGAATATGGAACCATTTTGGCatatggaaacatttcttttgacCTGCTTTAAGTATATTGATTATGGTAActgattttcttgcttttagtTGTAGGCCACTGTGATTTCCTATTGGCTACTGTAGCTGTTTTTAGGTTGCATTGCTGACTATTTAGTGGGGGATAAAGGTGGACAAATTGATTCCTGGATGTCAGCCCAGTAATTCAGAATCGGAAGGAAGAAGTACCATGTTGAACTGAATTTTTCTGGGAACTTGAAAGATGCGTAGTGAACTTTCTTACACTGGAACATATCCAGGATTCAGAGATGAATACCCTGCAAGcgttagaaaaaaatctgcttggaGGAGGGAAGAGTAATCAAAAGTTGGCAAAATTTCAAGTCAGCCTCATCTAAAAgaatcatatatatttttagcgAGTATGATTAACTGTGGGAAAGAATCACCAGGGGAAGTAATGGATTCTTCACCTCCTCATGTCCTCAGACGCAgattatattttccttcagaatttcATTCAAGCTATGGAGCTCAGTACAGAAGATCAAATGATCCTTTGATCCTAACAGCCCTAATCTAGGAAAGATAACACTTGTGGTAGTAGAACTGTTGGCCCACGTGATATTTATAAAATCATGACCCATGAGGAAGAACcactctcttctttccttcccttggtAAATTCATAGTACTAACTTCTCAACAACAGTTATGTCTTCCTGAGACTTGACAAGGCAAGGTTGGACTTTATGCCTTGCAGATCTTTCTTGCATTGTTCACACACTCTAACACATGCTCTTTGATCTCTAAAGAGACAGCAAGAGATACGACAAAAACCTTTCTTTGAGCTGAGTTTAATTATTTGCCCTTACTGGTTTCTTTACTATACGTGTTTTTGTGAAAGGTTATTTTTACCCTTGGAGTTGTGCTTCAGTTTAGCACAAAAAGCAGATTCACACTGGGATGCAGTCTGTTTGGGATCTTGTCCACACAGTACCTCTCTCTAGCTGTGACTGTGTGTTTGGCTCAGTCTGGCCCTCAGTCATGGCAGGAGCTGTGACAGTCTTGAGTAACGTTTCAGCAGAACCACAGAGGTTTCCTGAATTTCCTGTATCTGTCTTTTATTAAAAGGTCGACACATGTTCCTGTTGGAGAAGAtcaagtcctgcacctggaacTAGCCCAAGATATAGCACAACATTTCAACAAGAAATACGGAGAATTCTTTCCTGTGCCCAAAGCCATTTTAAGTGAGCTGGTcttggtgttttatttatttatttatttaccccCTAAATTGTACTTCAAGGCTGAAGATGGATTTAAATATTGTGGGAGCAGTTTCAGGTATTAGGAAAAGAGAATTCTCTGATGCTAAAAGGGTTGACAAGGGAAAAACTGATAGCAAAAGACTAGCTAGCGGCTGTGAAAATGAACTACCAAAATGGACCTAAGTCTTTAGAAGGCCTTGGTAGagaaatgtatgtatttagGGTCTCTCCTACATGTTGCTAGTTCAGAACAAGATAAGATCCCTAGCAAGCAGAATTCTGTAGTTTCTGAATGGTAATCTTTACTGCATGCTAAATAGCTCCTGGGTTTATTGCTACAGTGTTCAAAAAGTGctcaaatgtatttaatttatacTTGCATATTTCAGTAAGGGTCTTTTATAGAGCTTAGACTTGCTGGTTTTTGATCTTAGACTAAGGGAGACTTATAAGGAAAATCTTCTCAGCCATTTTGAGCTACAAGGTCATAGGCCGGGAGGTGAGGGGGAATCAGATGGCGCAAATGGCATGTTTgttaagaaatgtgaaaaattggGCAAGGAAGAAGCATTACATCTTTGTTGTAAGTAATGTAGAGGAATGCACAGCAGAGACCTTCGCCCCCAAAAGGGCAAGGAGCTCTCACCTTAAAAAAGACAGGCAGTAATAAACCTTTCTCGGTTTTCAGCCTCAGTGACAAAAATGGTGTTAGACCTAGAGTGGGGTTTAAAGAATACTGATTATTGCAAGCCCTGTAGTTTCTAATGAACAACTAAATAGTAAGCACTGTAATGAGGAGGTGATCGTAGCCTGTGGCACAGGAGGAGACTGTTTAGCAGTAAGACAAAAGCTCAaactctaagaaaaaaaaaaaaaaagcttttcacttTCCTCATGGGAAGCATACCTTAGTAAGTGCACAGGTATACACAAACCAATGACATGACCTAGATTAATGGAGCAGTTAGGGAGTTACTCAGACTCACTAACTGTAGAAAGCTTAATTACCCAGACTCCTTCAAATTTACAGGAAAGAGACAGACTCTTCCAAAAGGTGATTCAGAAAAGAGCCCTTTCTGGGGTAGTCTGAACTGTACCCTGTCCTTACATTGAGTACATAATCAGTCAATGAAGAGTACATGATGAATTTAGCTGGTTGTattagatgtttaaaaaaattgctATGAATACTTTCTAAATTAGAGGTACTTTTGTATATACCATGAATCATGTTTCTTGGTGAAAGACTGAAACAGTTCAGGTTTattctgttaaaatactttgcaaTATTCCCCTAATGCTGTTATTCTATTTCATGTGTGCACATATATCTTAGTATTTTGTACAATTCCCACAGCTTTGTCTGAGCAGTGACTTCCCTTTAATGGAGCTGGTTAGTCTATGGTTAGGGAACTCATGAGAACTAGCTGTCTCTATTGACATCTAGGAGAATACCAAAATGCTTGGTGATAGAGTTTCCTAAAGCAGATTACCTGTACTGGGCTTCTTTTTGCCAAGGGATTTAGCCCGTTCCCCCACAGTTACAGAACCTTTCAGTAATGTCCATTTTCTGCTCTCAAGGTATCTCATTCCTGGTGTCAGGAATGTAACGGAATGAGAGAGTTTGTGGGGAAGATCATCATGTAGCCACAGAAAATATTAGACAGTGTCCCCACAGAAGTTTCCACTTAGAGAGGAGGGCAAAAATGAAGTTAAGTTTTCATTTAGTTAGGGGAGGTGAAAATTGACTTAAAGGGACAGGGAGACCATAAGGACTAAATAGAAGGTTACACAATTGTGCTCACAACTCCTTTTTAAGCATGGGCAAACAGAGCTTTACCATACAGCTACCAGCGTTCTTAGCAATTGTCATAAGAAACCACTGTCTGTGCATGTGCATAattgttccttcttttttttttttttaaggtacaacaaagaaaataaaatccctcaGAGATCCAACGGTGAAGATGTCTAAGTCAGACCCACAGAAGTTAGCTACTGTTAACATAGTGGACAGCCCTGATGAAATAGTACTGAAATTCCGCAAAGCTGTGACTGACTTTACCTCTGAGGTGACCTATGACCCAGCCAGTCGCCCTGGTGTCTCTAATCTGGTGTCCATTCATTCTGCAGTATCGGGACTTAGCATAGAAGAAGTGCTACACCAATCTGTTGGTCTTGACACTGCTCACTACAAAATGGTGGTAGCAGAGTCAGTTATTCAAAAATTTGCACCAATCAGGAATGAAATCAAGAAACTCCAGGAGGACAAATCCCATCTGATAAAGGTTTTAGAGGCTGGAGCAGAGAAAGCTAAAGAACTGGCTACCCCCATCTATCAAGAAATAAGAAGACTGGTGGGGTTTCAGTAGAAACTGCTGAGTAGTTGAGGGGACATTTGCTCCTGGGACAGCTATTTTGTTACTTGTATCATCTTAATCATTTCAGTTTGAAGCAGACACTTTTTTCCCATTGCAAAATCCAAATAGAACATCTAAGATGTTCACATCAAAAATGTGCGTGAAGCCAGTTCTTTCCAATGGGACCAGTAGTGAGCTTATCAGGATGGTCAGAGGAGGAGGGTGCAGGCAATCACAGTTCACGAAGAAATcccacaaaagcagaagaagaCAAGGTTgcccatgtgttttttttatatatatatatatatatcaactaCTGCAAAAAGCTACAGTATAGGTAATATGATTTGAATCTCACTGAAAGAGTTGTAATCTTCCCAAGAACATCCTtagctgtggatgtggtcttGTTACAGATGGATAGCTCATCCTGTTAATGGTTGTTCAGCTCTGATACTGTGGTAGACCGTGTTCTTGAATAACCAGAAAGCatagacttaaaaataaaaatgctcagGGATTTGGTAGTGAAGACAGAACTTACTGCATCTCCCTGTTGTGTCTTCAAACCTagtgtaattttttatttacatctaGTTTGTGTGAAGTAAATTAGTCTGTCTTATGGATACAGATATTTATACTGTAAAACTCACTCTGACTATTGGGCTAGATGGCCTCTTTTATAGTCACTCCAAAGAATGCACAGAGTGAATgtgaatttcatttctgctgcctgtgcaaTCCTGCTGTTCAGTTCTGAGGTTCTTCAGCAGCAAACTACACGtgcttcagctgtttcttttctaccCACTCTTTGGTTTAGCAGAGAGCTCTGGGATTTTTGGTTCAGCATCAAATCTAAGATTCCTTTAGAAAAGGTTCAAGGAGGGAAAATGTGTGAAAGAGATCTTAGACTgataaaatagagaaagagaagTTCCTGtataatttacaaaattatttattttaaaaaatatgctaacGTCAGAGCCAGAACTGTGGTAAAATATTTGGTTAAAATGAGACTAAATAGATCGTTATGAAATCTAAATACTGAACctcaaaaaaatgcagtaatggGAGAATGATGTTAGCGTCTACCGATCCTAGGCCTCTCAAGACCCACAGGACGGGATCCATGGGCCATGCTGTATATTGGGGAGTGTGTGGTGAAGGCAATCTGTCAAAAGGAGATGCTATTCTCCTTCTGGAAGGGGTCAATTGTTCTTGTGAAAGCAACTGATGAGGCTTCGGTGGGGCTAGGAGCAACCTCCAAAATATACAGAAGGCAGCCCTAGGGAGCACTGCAACCCCAACATGGGGCAAATAAGGCATGGGGTGGCAGTTTGCACAGCAGTTTGTGTGGAAGAGCATGCAGGAAGAGAATTGTCACACTACCAGTCCAAACAGTTAATTAAATCAATGGTCAGAATCCTCTCACAAAGAGTTTTAGCAGTGGTATCCTCCAAGCAGAAAGCTATGTCCTCTGCATCCCCTGTGGCCTCTGCACTCACTGGATCTGGTGCAGCTACCCAGACAGAGCTCCCAAGGAAACACAGCCATCCAGGTCTCAAGCTCCAGTGTGTGTGCCCAAGTTTTCTGTCAGTGtctgagggcagcagggagtACAACTGTTGGAGGTGTGGCCAGGCAGAGAAACAGCTCAGCCTAATGGCAGAGCTCTCTGAGGAGGTGGGCAGGTTGAGGAGCATCAGGCAGTCTGAGAAGGAAATTGGTGGAATTATACTCCACCATCCTGGGATAGATGCATCAGCCAGTCATAACATAAGATACAAAGGATCCACTACCTTCTCGCCACCAGGTAGGTAGAAGGTGGTAACTTAAGAGATAAGGAAGCAGGTTTCTGCTTAGGGCAGCAGGCAAACTCCTTCCCTGCCTACCTCACTTTCTTGGGTGCCCTTATGCAATAGGTGTGAGGCCCTGGAACTTGAAGGAAGCTCAAACAATGATGTCTGTGATGGTCCATCTGTGTTAGAGGGATTGCCAAGGGCAAGTCAACCTACCCCCTGCATCACAACCACCTACATTAAGAAATAAGAGACTGGTTATTACCATTAGTGACTCCCTTCTGAGGAGAACAGTCATAATACGCCAACCACACCCAACTCATAGTGAAGTCTACTGTCTCCTTGGGGCCTGGGTTAAAGATGTTACCAGAAAACTTCCTAGAGTGATACGGCTCTCAGattatcatcctttttttttcttttttttttttcttttttttatgtaggCAATGATGAAGCTGCAGTGAGatcaaaagaaacagcaagagcaatcaaaagagactgcAGGTCCTTGAGGCAGTTGGTTAAAAGTTCAGGAGCACAGGTAGTGTTTTCCTCTATCCTTCCAGTTGCAGGGAATGGTATTGGAAGAAACAGGCCGACGCAGCTTATCAATACATGGCTATGAGGCTGGTGTCACTGgcaaaattctgaattttttgACCACAGGATGATCTACACAACACCAGACCTGCTGGTGCTTGACAGGATAAACTTTTCTCTaagggggaaa
The nucleotide sequence above comes from Oxyura jamaicensis isolate SHBP4307 breed ruddy duck chromosome 1, BPBGC_Ojam_1.0, whole genome shotgun sequence. Encoded proteins:
- the LOC118159969 gene encoding uncharacterized protein LOC118159969 — its product is MGQIRHGVAVCTAVCVEEHAGRELSHYQSKQLIKSMVRILSQRVLAVVSSKQKAMSSASPVASALTGSGAATQTELPRKHSHPGLKLQCVCPSFLSVSEGSREYNCWRCGQAEKQLSLMAELSEEVGRLRSIRQSEKEIGGIILHHPGIDASASHNIRYKGSTTFSPPGNDEAAVRSKETARAIKRDCRSLRQLVKSSGAQVVFSSILPVAGNGIGRNRPTQLINTWL
- the WARS2 gene encoding tryptophan--tRNA ligase, mitochondrial isoform X2, with product MVVDRIFSGIQPTGTPHLGNYLGAIQNWVNLQEEYSSVLYSIMDMHSLTMPKEPALLRQNILDTTAAILACGIDPKKCFLFRQSLVPEHAELAWILGCITNVPRLLRLPQWKMKRASQSNGGTVGLLTYPVLQAADILLYKSTHVPVGEDQVLHLELAQDIAQHFNKKYGEFFPVPKAILSTTKKIKSLRDPTVKMSKSDPQKLATVNIVDSPDEIVLKFRKAVTDFTSEVTYDPASRPGVSNLVSIHSAVSGLSIEEVLHQSVGLDTAHYKMVVAESVIQKFAPIRNEIKKLQEDKSHLIKVLEAGAEKAKELATPIYQEIRRLVGFQ
- the WARS2 gene encoding tryptophan--tRNA ligase, mitochondrial isoform X1, producing the protein MRQPFRASALILSSPRPPPSPPAPAMATPGGLIRAARRGTLAQNMVVDRIFSGIQPTGTPHLGNYLGAIQNWVNLQEEYSSVLYSIMDMHSLTMPKEPALLRQNILDTTAAILACGIDPKKCFLFRQSLVPEHAELAWILGCITNVPRLLRLPQWKMKRASQSNGGTVGLLTYPVLQAADILLYKSTHVPVGEDQVLHLELAQDIAQHFNKKYGEFFPVPKAILSTTKKIKSLRDPTVKMSKSDPQKLATVNIVDSPDEIVLKFRKAVTDFTSEVTYDPASRPGVSNLVSIHSAVSGLSIEEVLHQSVGLDTAHYKMVVAESVIQKFAPIRNEIKKLQEDKSHLIKVLEAGAEKAKELATPIYQEIRRLVGFQ